A DNA window from Brenneria izadpanahii contains the following coding sequences:
- a CDS encoding DUF2188 domain-containing protein: MTGKNQHVVKREDGWAVRGENNTRDTSHHHTQQEAFEAARGIAKNQASEVFIHGENGKIRERNTYGKDPFPPKG, translated from the coding sequence ATGACCGGTAAAAATCAGCATGTTGTCAAACGTGAAGACGGATGGGCTGTACGGGGAGAGAATAATACCCGTGATACTTCGCATCATCATACGCAGCAAGAAGCTTTTGAAGCCGCGCGCGGTATTGCGAAAAATCAAGCGAGTGAGGTCTTCATCCATGGTGAAAATGGAAAAATCCGTGAGCGTAATACTTATGGAAAAGATCCCTTTCCGCCAAAGGGCTAA